The sequence below is a genomic window from Acidobacteriota bacterium.
CGGTGCGCGTCCGCGGTCTGGACGACACGCTCGTGACCCTCGCCGGTTGCTGCAACCCCATCCCGGGGGATCCGATCGTCGGCTACATCACGCGGGGCCGCGGCGTGTCGGTCCACAGGGAGGACTGCCCGAACCTCGAGTCGCTGCTGCTCGATCCGGGGAGGCAGCTCGAGGTGGAGTGGGATGCGCGCGGCGCGGCCGACCGGTTCGCCGTCGGCCTGCGGGTGCTGGCGGAGAACCGGCCGGGACGGCTGGCGCGCGTCGCGGAGGTCCTCGAGCGGGAGAAGATCAACATCCGGCACGCCGACGCGGGCGTGGATCAGCAGGGGAGGGGGCTGATCTGGGTTGTGGCCGAGGTCTCCAACCGGAGCCAGGTCGAGCGCCTGATCGACCGCATCCGCCGGGTGGAGGGCGTCCTCCACGTGGAGCGGGTGCACCCGGCGGCGGCGGAGCACGCCCGCTGATCCCAACCGGGGCCGGTTCGCGGTATCTTCCCGGCGGCCCCGGGGAGATGCGATGCGACCACCCCATCGGCCGGCCGTCCTGCTCCTGGCGCTGCTGGCGGCCCCCCTTCCGCTCCGGGCCTCCGAACCCCCGCACCTCGCCTTCGACGGGGCCGTCTTCGGCCGCGAGCGGGTGAACCCGCGGCCGAGGCCGTACGACGGCTGGGTCGACGTCACCCCACGAACGACGATCTACTTCGAAATCCTGGTGCCCGACGCCAACGGACCCGGCGGGGCGATCGACCCGGACACGATCACGGCAACGCTGGTGCCCGCCGCGGGCGAGCCGGTGCCGATGGTGACCGCCGGGCAGTCGTTCGCGCCCGGGTTCTCCGGGACCTTCGTTCACGGCGTGGACGACGGGGACGAGAACGGAGAAGGCGTTTACGTGGTCCCCGACAACCCGCTCGAGGCAGGCGTCACGTATCGCGTCGACGTCACCGCCTCCACCTACGACGGCGTGCCGATCGATCCTGGCGCGGATTCGTGGACGTTCACGACCCGCGCCGCCATCGCGTCCCCGACGGTGAGCTGGACGGTGGACCTGTCGGATCCCACCGTCTCCTGGGACGGCTGGTTCTTCGCGGGCCTGCTCAAGCCGAACTTCGACACGAGCCGGCTCTTCGACCAGCTGGAGTCGTACGACCTGATGGCGGCCGCACGGGACGCGGCCCGCAACCGGTCGATCTGGTCGCTCCAGCGGGACTGGCCGCTGACCAGCGACTACTGGCACAACGGCGTGTTCGACGGGAACCCGAACCCGGTGCGCGAGATGGAGACTCGGCGCGTCACGTCGGTGATGTCGGTGCCCGGAGGGACGGTGGTCGCCGTGACCGATCTGCCCGAGGGTCCGCTCTACGGCATCCCCCCGGGCCGGCCCCTTTCCGCCGACTTCCACGCCGGAGACGTCGTCACCGTGGCCGACCGGGAGAAGTTCGAGGCGGCGCAGGTGCTCGCGGTCGACGATGCGGCGGGTACGGTCACGCTCTCGCCGCTCTCGACGCCCGACTCCGCGTGGATCATCGACTACCCGGGCTCGCGGCCGCCGGATCTGCCGGAGACCCCGGACAACTTCACCAAGCCGCTGTGTTACCTGCGGAAGCTGTACCCGGCCGGGACTCCGGTGTACTACTGGAGGCGGATCGACGACGAATGGGACATCGTCCACGGCACCTACGGGCGCCGCCTCGAGGTGAACTTCAACTACATCCCGCTCGATCTGTCGCGGGAGCCGGTGCCGGCGCATCCGGGAGGGCACGGCAGCGTGGCGCCCCCGAAGGACGACCTCGAGTGGCACGAGTTCGTGCGGCAGATCACGTTCCACCTGATCGACCGCTACGGGGCCGCCGCGGCCGACTTCCTGTGGAGCTTCGGCAACGAGAACAACTACGGCCTGTTCTGGTCGGGAACGAAGGACGAGTTCTACAAGTACTACGACCTCACCGTGAACGCGGTGTTGACGGCGTTCGAAGAGCGGGGCCTCGACGCGTCGAAGGTGCGCGTGGGCGGACTCGAGGCGGGCGGCCTGGGAGGCGTCGGCTGGCTCCGCGACGCGCTGTATCACATGTCCCCGGAGGCCGACAAGCCGGAGGGCGACATCGCGGAGCAGAACTTCGCCTGCGCCGATCCGCTCTTCGACGGACGGCGCGCGGCGCGCGTGCAGGAGCTGTGCGACGCGCACGGAGGCAAGGGGTCGCCGGTCGATTTCGTCTCGATCCACGAGTACGTCCACGCCGACCAGGCGACGGCCGACATCATCCGCGTGCGGGAGGACTCGCTCGCGATCGATCCGGCCTACTTCGACCGGCTCGCCGTCGATTCGTTCGAGGCCACCCCCGACTGGATCCCGAGGAACGATCCGGCGTCGGCCGCGATCTACCTCGGTGACGGCTTCTTCCCCGCGTGGTGCGCGGACTGGATGCAGCGGCTCGTGGAGCGCGCCGGAACCGACCCGCGTTTCGCTCACCACGAGTCGGTGCTGACCGTGTGGCCCTTCGACTACAACGGCCGCGGCCAGACGTCGGTCACCGCGTTGATGCGCACCGACACCGACGGAGACGGCACCGAGGACGCGATCACCACGGTCAAGAAGGCGATCTTCAACCACATCGAGCTCCTGGGCCGAATGAGCCGGGATCTCGCGGCCCTCCCGGCCCGGGACCTCTCGGGCATCCGCGTCGCCGGGGTGCGGAGCGCCTCGCCGGACGCGCACGTCCTTCTCCTGTACGCGCACGACCGCCACGACACCGAGTCGCGGGACACCACCACCGTGACGGCCCGGCTCTCCGTCTCCGGTGTGCCATGGCCGCGGACGGCGGTGAGGAGGTGGAGGGTGGATCGCGACCACTCCTCGCCTTACCGGGCGTTCCAGGCCCTTCCCCGGAAGGACCTCTACACGCCGGACGAGTTGGCGGACCTTCTGGCGGCCGACGATCTCGAGGAGGACGGGACCGTGCGGACGGTCGATACGCCCGGCGGCTCGCTCGATCTCACCGCTCCCATCGCCGTCAACGGCGTGACCGTCCTCGAGCTGACGGAAAGCGACGCGGACGGGGACGGGATCGGAGACACGGCCGACAACTGCCCGGCGCTGGCCAATCCGGACCAGATCGACGCCGACGGCGACGGCCACGGTGCGGTGTGCGACTGCGACGACGCGAGCCCCGACGTGTGGAGCGTTCCGGGCGAGGTGGCGGGGCTGACGCTGGCCCGCCGGACCGGCGGCGAGGTCGAGCTCGATTGGGTCTCCCAGCGCGACGCCGCCGGGCCCTCGACCCGTTACGACGTGGCCGGCGGCCCGCTCGGCGATCTGCGCGCCTCGGGCGGTTTCGGCGCCGCCTCCTGCGTGACCGACGACGCGGGAGAACCGCCCCTGGTCGATCCGGAGAACCCGCCGCCAGCGGGGGAGGGGGTCTACCGCCTGGTGCGCGGGCAGAACGGATGCGGCACGGGCCCCTTCGGCCCGCCCGGGATCGACCCGGCGGCCTGCCCCTGAGGTGCCCCGCGCCGGAGCCGGAGCCGGCCGGTCCTCGGCCGCCCCGCCCGGGCTAGAATGCCCGCCCCGCCGGAGGCGGGGCCGGGAGGGCAAGCCGATGCTGCGCACGATCGCGACCGAAGGGGCACCCGCGGCCATCGGGCCGTACAGCCAGGCCGTCGAGGCCGGCGGCTTCCTCTTCTGCTCGGGGCAGATCGCCATCGATCCGGCGACCGGGGAGATGACCGGCGCCACGGTGGGCGAGCAGACGCGGCAGGTGCTGCGGAATCTCGCCGCGGTGCTCGAGGCGGCCGGCTCCGGGCTCGACCGTGTCGTGAAGACGACGGTCTACCTCACCGACCTGGGCCGGTTCCCCGAGATGAACGAGGCCTACGCCGAGTGCTTCGGAGAGCATCGCCCCGCGCGCGCCGCCGTCGAGGTCGCGGCGTTGCCCAAGGGGGCGCTGGTCGAGATCGAGGCGGTGGCGTTGGCGGGGTGAGGGCTCAGGAGACGCGCTTCGTGACGCGTCCCGACCGGATGCAGCGCGTGCACGCGAGGATCCGGCGGGTGCCGCCCTTCTCGGTGGCGACCCGGATGCGCTGGAGGTTGGGCATGAAGCGCCGCCGGGTCACGTTGTGCGCGTGACTGATGCTGTTCCCCGACAGCGGCCTCTTCCCGCAGATCTCGCAGACCCTGGCCATCTGACGTGTCCTCCCGCGGCGGCGGCCGCAAACGCCGGCCCGCCCGGCACTTGCGGGTGGCTCCCCCGCCGGCGCCCGCGAAAGCCGAAAGTCTAGCAGCCCCCTCCCGGGTCGGCAATCCGCCGCGCCCCCCCGCCTTGCCGGGCACCCGGCCGGGACCAATATTCGCCGCGTGGAGATCCGCCGGCGAGGTGGGCCGGCGCGGCACGCCCGGGCCGCGAGGGCCGCAAGCGGCGGATCGGATGCGGAGAGGTGGCGGAAGGCGCCGCCCGCAGGAGGTCCGGGAGAGGCCGCTCCGCGCCGGGCGCGAACGGGCGCGGGCATCTCCGGTCAGGGCCGCCGCAGCCGGCGACTTCCCCGCGACACGACGCGGAGGTGCCTGGATGCTCTTCGGGAGATCGAAGGAGCTCGTCGGCCTCGACATCGGCGACAGCTCCATCAAGGTGGCCGAGCTGAGGGACCTCGGCCGGAACCGGGGCTACGAGATCCAGTCCCTGGCGACCGAGCCGCTGCCCCAGGAGGCGATCGTCGACGGGACGGTGATGGACGCCGGACTCGTCGTCGACACGCTTCGCCGCATCTGGTCGAAGAACAAGATCCGGAACACGAAGGTGGCCACCGCGCTCAGCGGCCACTCCGTGATCATCCGCCGCATCAACCTCCCGCTGATGAGCGAATCGGAGCTCGCCGAGCAGATCCGGTGGGAGGCCGAGCAGTACATCCCGTTCAACATCGACGAGGTTTCCCTCGACTACCACATCCTCGAGGGCTCCTCTCTGGCGGGCGAGGGGAACATGGACGTGATCCTGGTCGCCGCCCGCAAGGAGCGCATCGACGACTACACGTCGGTGA
It includes:
- a CDS encoding RidA family protein, producing the protein MLRTIATEGAPAAIGPYSQAVEAGGFLFCSGQIAIDPATGEMTGATVGEQTRQVLRNLAAVLEAAGSGLDRVVKTTVYLTDLGRFPEMNEAYAECFGEHRPARAAVEVAALPKGALVEIEAVALAG
- the rpmB gene encoding 50S ribosomal protein L28, producing the protein MARVCEICGKRPLSGNSISHAHNVTRRRFMPNLQRIRVATEKGGTRRILACTRCIRSGRVTKRVS
- the pilM gene encoding type IV pilus assembly protein PilM, with protein sequence MRRGGGRRRPQEVRERPLRAGRERARASPVRAAAAGDFPATRRGGAWMLFGRSKELVGLDIGDSSIKVAELRDLGRNRGYEIQSLATEPLPQEAIVDGTVMDAGLVVDTLRRIWSKNKIRNTKVATALSGHSVIIRRINLPLMSESELAEQIRWEAEQYIPFNIDEVSLDYHILEGSSLAGEGNMDVILVAARKERIDDYTSVISQAGLEPAVVDVATFAALNCFEVNYQEEMPGTAALIDIGASVTSIAVLHNGMSVFWRDFSIGGNQYTDTLQRELNLSREQAEAAKKGESVEGVPREQVDAILASVNEELCQEIQRTVDFVKAFASSEAPLEAIYLTGGGSRLPGLGDVLSQQFGARVEPLDPFRQIRVPARLERQLADVAPDSAVAVGLALRKVGDR